Proteins from one Streptomyces sp. NBC_00289 genomic window:
- a CDS encoding serine/threonine-protein kinase, with amino-acid sequence MISEDGDHQAATRSERGSGRLVAGRYLLHDMLGRGGMGTVWRAHDQLLDRPVAAKELHIPTDGDTEHRVRVRRAVREARAVARVPHPHVVGVHDLVESEDRLWIVMELVEGPSLAHRIAETGPLTPQHTAALGLQLLDALEAVHAAGTLHRDVKPANVLLRPGGDAVLTDFGIAALDDGEFLTTTGELIGSLEYMAPERVMGSEAGPASDLWSLGASLATVCGGRSPFRRTGAPATLHAVAYEEPVLSELLGSLHPVVEALLRKSPEERPSAAAVRDALRRVASGDTDAGPLPEATVHALRPSTRSTRSALSAASAPLADADTVTRGQGGIVRAGHTVPTARHTTSLRPSPGQPSRSAWPKRLLWALAGTAVLAAGVVGGLFLNGTLASDDAPKTTTTRQVVQSATGWQPVTGVSVRRGDRVTVRFVSGQWTADYRNMPMTGPAGYDTETNKRLDGAKNCKVRAASPFGTLLARLKGKQNFPAHAVGRELTFQAAGNGTLQLGMNDIAGSCSQDNKGTMTVRVSVTREG; translated from the coding sequence GTGATATCCGAAGACGGCGATCACCAGGCGGCGACTCGTTCGGAGCGTGGCTCGGGACGACTGGTCGCCGGGCGGTATCTGCTCCACGACATGCTCGGCCGGGGCGGGATGGGCACGGTCTGGCGCGCGCACGACCAGTTGCTGGACCGGCCGGTCGCCGCCAAGGAACTGCACATCCCCACCGACGGCGACACGGAGCACCGGGTACGGGTGCGTCGTGCCGTCCGTGAGGCTCGCGCGGTCGCCCGGGTACCGCACCCCCACGTGGTCGGCGTCCACGACCTGGTCGAGTCCGAGGACCGGCTGTGGATCGTCATGGAACTCGTCGAGGGGCCCTCGCTGGCCCACCGGATCGCCGAGACGGGACCGCTCACACCGCAGCACACCGCCGCCCTGGGCCTGCAACTGCTCGACGCGCTGGAGGCCGTGCACGCGGCCGGCACCCTGCACCGTGACGTCAAACCGGCCAACGTCCTGCTGCGGCCCGGCGGCGACGCCGTCCTCACCGACTTCGGCATCGCGGCTCTGGACGACGGCGAGTTCCTGACGACCACCGGCGAACTGATCGGTTCTCTGGAGTACATGGCGCCCGAGCGGGTCATGGGCTCGGAGGCCGGCCCGGCCTCCGACCTGTGGTCACTGGGCGCGTCCCTCGCCACGGTCTGCGGCGGACGGTCCCCCTTCCGCCGGACGGGAGCGCCCGCGACGCTGCACGCGGTGGCGTACGAGGAACCCGTCCTGTCGGAGCTGCTCGGCTCGCTGCACCCGGTCGTCGAGGCGCTGCTGCGCAAGTCCCCGGAGGAGCGCCCCTCGGCGGCCGCCGTGCGCGACGCGCTGCGGCGCGTCGCGTCGGGTGACACGGACGCCGGGCCGCTGCCCGAAGCGACCGTGCACGCGTTGCGGCCGTCGACCCGGTCGACCCGGTCGGCCCTGTCTGCCGCGTCGGCCCCGTTGGCCGACGCGGACACGGTGACCCGTGGTCAGGGAGGGATCGTCCGGGCCGGGCACACCGTGCCGACGGCACGGCACACCACCTCGCTCAGGCCCTCGCCCGGGCAGCCGTCCCGCTCGGCGTGGCCGAAGCGGCTGTTGTGGGCTCTGGCCGGTACGGCGGTGCTCGCGGCCGGAGTTGTGGGCGGCCTCTTCCTCAACGGAACGCTGGCGTCCGATGACGCCCCGAAGACGACGACCACCCGTCAGGTCGTCCAGTCGGCGACCGGCTGGCAGCCGGTGACCGGAGTGTCCGTCCGGCGTGGAGACCGGGTCACCGTCCGGTTCGTCTCGGGACAGTGGACGGCCGACTACCGGAACATGCCGATGACCGGACCGGCCGGATACGACACGGAGACGAACAAGCGGCTGGACGGAGCGAAGAACTGCAAGGTCAGGGCCGCCTCCCCGTTCGGAACCCTGCTGGCACGCCTCAAGGGCAAGCAGAACTTCCCGGCCCACGCCGTCGGACGCGAGCTGACCTTCCAGGCGGCCGGGAACGGCACTCTCCAACTGGGGATGAACGACATCGCCGGATCCTGCTCCCAGGACAACAAGGGCACCATGACGGTGCGGGTGAGCGTGACCCGGGAAGGCTGA
- a CDS encoding BTAD domain-containing putative transcriptional regulator produces MRCELRFGLLGPPILYDVQGGPQGSDGPHGPQGTGGLQGTGGPHDGGNQARAAHSAHGVTGAEVRSVTSPKVRALLAALLLDAGRVVSVDSLKDALWAGAPPPSARASLHNHVTRLRRLLDDPERLRAVPPGYLLRVEPGELDVHVFDRHVAAARGAHAARNWERVVRECAAALALWRGTPLSGLPSEFGGYAFVQRLKEARLLVLEWRYDAELAAPGPRLADPARLSTLVPELAALTAEHPLREAYHRQLMLALHRTGRQAEALAVHRDLRTRFVEELGIEPGPTVREAHMEVLRGIADAAGSGGVTGVAGAADVPMAAGTAGTVDAVDAAEFTGTPEPDSSTGSTAGNSGDPNAVTTPDGDPTEASDHLANLAHLPPTPTHTSTPTREDNAPTGMATTPVAPADTSSPSPASTPPSPRPAQLPPPVGHFTGRTAVLDGLRRALAPRGHPSVAVISGMAGVGKSALALHVAHGLRERFSDGQLYVNLHGATPGMAPLTPAQALTALLRDLGTGPRRIPEHPDAAAALLRSLLAPTRTLMVLDDAANAAQVRPLLPAGAGCAVIVTSRSPLTALDGARRFPLAPLSDEDSAALLRAVSGRDALDAAHPLVELTGRLPLALRIVAARLAARRALTADALAGQLAASESRLHHLEYDDLSVRRSLAVAHDALAASDRRADRDAALALRRIGGLDLPVYGAPLLARLTGTGEARAEAALDRLVDVALLEETAYGRYAPHDLVRDFARELAGTDPDGDRADEDAWSRDPAQDALAWYAAVAERTLTAIVEPGPDQDDRRRPTSAQLPEHAVHVAAARPFGSPREAFGWGDLELANIVALVERYVEAPDARTAARVSTLLRLLLPYVQRSGRVAEMEVLGRAALGVARRLGDEAAEAYALGDLAGVHFLTGRQSEALTLNDGALAIWRRLGAVSRMRRCLNNRGLLLEGLGRYAESEQALRQSLEYSRQLDDPHGEAVTYSHLGNLYEHTDPRAAIGQHRRSLAIGDEIGNVIVQHSAHCNIGYAHLSLGEPAAALPHFEQSLRILDGHGDWHGESQTRLGLVRALRLLGRAGRAGGECVELLRRADARADRYMGGLGRHQYGLLLRESGREEEAYEEWRTALDALDGTDEKAVAAELRELLADGG; encoded by the coding sequence ATGCGGTGCGAGCTGCGGTTCGGACTGCTGGGACCGCCGATTCTGTACGACGTCCAGGGCGGTCCCCAGGGAAGCGATGGCCCCCATGGACCCCAGGGAACCGGCGGCCTCCAGGGAACCGGCGGCCCTCATGACGGCGGCAATCAGGCCCGCGCAGCCCACAGCGCCCACGGCGTCACCGGAGCCGAAGTCAGGAGCGTCACCAGCCCCAAGGTGCGGGCGCTGCTCGCGGCCCTGTTGCTCGATGCCGGCCGTGTCGTCTCCGTCGACTCCCTCAAGGACGCGCTGTGGGCCGGTGCTCCGCCTCCGTCCGCCCGGGCCTCGCTGCACAACCACGTGACACGGCTGCGGCGGTTGCTCGACGACCCCGAGCGGCTGCGGGCCGTACCGCCCGGCTACCTGTTGCGGGTCGAACCGGGAGAGCTGGACGTCCACGTCTTCGATCGGCACGTCGCCGCGGCGCGAGGCGCGCATGCCGCGCGCAACTGGGAACGCGTGGTGCGCGAGTGCGCGGCGGCGCTCGCGCTGTGGCGGGGCACCCCGTTGAGCGGTCTGCCGTCCGAGTTCGGCGGGTACGCCTTCGTGCAGCGCCTGAAGGAGGCGCGACTGCTCGTCCTCGAGTGGCGGTACGACGCCGAGCTGGCCGCCCCCGGCCCGCGCCTCGCGGATCCCGCCCGACTCTCGACCCTCGTACCGGAGTTGGCGGCCCTCACCGCCGAGCATCCACTGCGGGAGGCGTACCACCGTCAGTTGATGCTCGCCCTGCACCGCACCGGCCGACAGGCCGAGGCCCTCGCCGTCCACCGTGACCTGCGCACCCGCTTCGTCGAGGAACTCGGCATCGAGCCGGGCCCGACGGTGCGGGAGGCACACATGGAGGTGCTCCGGGGCATCGCGGACGCGGCAGGCTCAGGGGGCGTAACAGGTGTGGCAGGCGCAGCGGATGTGCCGATGGCCGCAGGCACCGCAGGCACCGTGGACGCCGTGGACGCCGCCGAATTCACCGGCACCCCCGAGCCCGACAGCAGCACAGGCAGCACTGCAGGCAACAGCGGTGACCCGAACGCCGTCACCACCCCGGACGGTGACCCGACCGAAGCGTCCGACCACCTGGCCAACCTGGCACACCTGCCGCCGACGCCCACCCACACCTCCACGCCTACGCGCGAAGACAACGCCCCTACCGGCATGGCCACCACCCCCGTCGCCCCCGCGGACACCTCCTCCCCTTCCCCCGCCTCCACCCCGCCGTCGCCGCGCCCCGCTCAACTACCGCCGCCCGTAGGGCACTTCACCGGCCGTACGGCCGTACTCGACGGTCTGCGGCGCGCACTCGCTCCCCGCGGTCATCCGTCCGTCGCCGTCATCAGCGGGATGGCCGGCGTCGGCAAGAGCGCGCTGGCGCTGCACGTGGCACACGGGCTGCGGGAACGTTTCTCTGACGGCCAGCTCTACGTCAACCTGCACGGCGCCACCCCGGGCATGGCCCCCCTCACGCCCGCTCAGGCGCTCACCGCGCTGCTCCGCGACCTCGGCACCGGACCCCGCCGTATCCCCGAACATCCGGACGCGGCGGCCGCCCTGCTGCGGTCGCTGCTCGCGCCGACCCGGACGCTGATGGTGCTGGACGACGCCGCGAACGCCGCCCAGGTACGGCCGTTGCTGCCGGCCGGCGCCGGATGCGCGGTGATCGTCACCAGCCGTTCGCCGCTGACGGCACTCGACGGGGCCCGCCGCTTTCCCCTCGCCCCGCTGAGCGACGAGGACAGCGCGGCGCTGTTGCGGGCGGTCTCCGGCCGGGACGCCCTCGACGCGGCCCACCCGCTCGTCGAGCTCACCGGCCGTCTCCCGCTCGCCCTGCGGATCGTGGCCGCCCGGCTGGCCGCGCGCCGCGCCCTCACCGCGGACGCGCTGGCCGGGCAACTGGCCGCCAGCGAAAGCCGGTTGCACCATCTGGAGTACGACGACCTCAGCGTCCGGCGCTCTCTCGCCGTCGCCCATGACGCGCTCGCCGCCTCGGACCGCCGGGCCGACCGCGACGCGGCCCTCGCCCTGCGCCGCATCGGCGGCCTCGACCTCCCGGTGTACGGCGCTCCCCTCCTCGCCCGCCTGACCGGTACCGGCGAGGCACGCGCCGAGGCCGCCCTCGACCGGCTCGTCGACGTGGCCCTCCTGGAGGAGACGGCGTACGGCCGCTACGCACCCCACGACCTGGTCCGCGACTTCGCCCGCGAACTGGCCGGAACCGATCCCGACGGCGACCGGGCCGACGAGGACGCCTGGAGTCGGGACCCCGCTCAGGACGCCCTCGCCTGGTACGCCGCCGTCGCCGAACGCACCCTCACCGCGATCGTCGAGCCGGGCCCCGACCAGGACGACCGCCGCAGGCCCACCTCGGCGCAGCTGCCCGAACACGCGGTGCACGTCGCCGCCGCCCGGCCCTTCGGCAGTCCCCGAGAGGCCTTCGGCTGGGGTGACCTGGAGCTGGCGAACATCGTGGCGCTCGTGGAGCGGTACGTCGAAGCCCCGGACGCCCGTACGGCGGCCCGCGTCTCGACCCTGCTGCGGCTGCTCCTGCCGTACGTCCAGCGCAGCGGGCGCGTCGCCGAGATGGAGGTGCTCGGCCGGGCCGCCCTCGGGGTGGCGCGGCGGCTCGGTGACGAGGCGGCCGAAGCGTACGCGCTGGGTGATCTCGCGGGCGTGCACTTCCTGACCGGCCGGCAGAGCGAGGCCCTCACCCTCAACGACGGGGCGCTGGCGATCTGGCGGCGACTCGGAGCGGTCTCCCGGATGCGCCGCTGCCTCAACAACCGCGGGCTGCTGCTCGAAGGGCTCGGCCGTTACGCCGAGTCCGAGCAGGCGCTGCGTCAAAGCCTGGAGTACTCGCGGCAGTTGGACGATCCGCACGGTGAGGCCGTGACCTACAGCCACCTCGGCAACCTGTACGAGCACACCGATCCGCGGGCCGCCATCGGTCAGCACCGGCGCTCCCTCGCCATCGGCGACGAGATCGGCAACGTCATCGTGCAGCACTCCGCGCACTGCAACATCGGCTACGCCCACCTCAGCCTCGGCGAACCCGCCGCCGCCCTGCCCCACTTCGAGCAGAGCCTGCGCATCCTCGACGGCCACGGCGACTGGCACGGCGAGTCCCAGACCCGGCTCGGCCTGGTGCGCGCGCTGCGCCTGCTCGGCCGTGCCGGGCGGGCCGGTGGCGAGTGCGTGGAACTGCTGCGCCGGGCCGACGCCCGCGCCGACCGCTACATGGGCGGTCTCGGCCGCCACCAGTACGGCCTTCTGCTGCGGGAGTCGGGGCGGGAGGAGGAGGCGTACGAGGAGTGGCGGACCGCACTCGACGCGCTGGACGGGACGGACGAGAAAGCGGTGGCGGCGGAGCTGCGGGAGCTGCTCGCGGACGGCGGCTGA
- a CDS encoding ABC transporter permease: MREFLLGLRLLFGAGRGNRIRFFLMAVGGSIGVCCLALVLTIPAILEAHDDRAAARQPVTSAKGPAEGTLVLQRNDAYGSKSFTRVFVARGTEGTRSAPPGLSELPSSGEVFVSPQVHELLRRAPAVKGLLPGREAGVIRPAGLAHPDELYAYVGTDRARIADEGRTLKGFGYSYAPFPAVEPSTLTDVRFALATLVLLPLGIFLSVCARLSAASRMRRLAALRLLGLSIKGTQRVNAAETVVAALLGTVLGLGEYWLLNQVMSHAGLPGLRWYPGDGALSASTVAVCLIGCPALAWFVGRKSARDASANPLAVRRTAVPRPPSKWGALLLVTGLGIVCGYCLTGLMGRPASSVGLNALLVVAGVVLTGLGLVLTLPLLSYVLAGRLARSTQSLTLNLAMRRNEAEPGSTMRVVTGLVLLVYAASLAQGVLIQLEQVTRPSGPVQDYSLPLSRLGTQQQRELADVSGVRTHAVMMNSWVDLNADQSAASVASSATALVATCAQLDRMTRRAEGCVDGRVMRLVDPNSSLGSDLKPGTSFSFRFRFDGGKDKKLNVTLPSERIVYRGYSASAVGNAVLLVPPSALPDAATPRDAELLLTSSSEPGHVRGVLDGIAAVVPIAEIELVGLNVQGLEQISVVETLLALGMIMGMVIGVAAFLVSVTDRAVERRAQVTAVTLIGARARTMRAVQCAQVVLPLGIGLILALVTGKLAESSYLITGGGTNRWDLAGVPLLTFAAAGVVAAAAVGSLPLVGRRIDPELIRRD, from the coding sequence GTGAGGGAATTCCTGCTCGGTCTGCGCCTGCTGTTCGGCGCGGGGCGCGGCAACCGCATCCGCTTCTTCCTGATGGCCGTCGGCGGTTCCATCGGGGTGTGCTGCCTCGCCCTCGTTCTCACCATCCCGGCGATCCTCGAAGCCCACGACGACCGCGCCGCGGCCCGGCAGCCCGTGACCTCCGCCAAGGGGCCGGCGGAAGGCACCCTCGTCCTGCAGCGCAACGACGCCTACGGCTCCAAGTCGTTCACCCGGGTGTTCGTCGCCCGGGGAACCGAGGGAACCCGGTCCGCTCCACCCGGGCTGAGTGAACTGCCGTCCTCGGGCGAGGTGTTCGTGTCCCCGCAGGTGCACGAGCTGCTGCGTCGGGCACCCGCCGTCAAGGGACTGCTGCCGGGCCGCGAGGCGGGCGTGATCCGCCCGGCCGGGCTCGCGCATCCCGATGAGCTCTACGCCTACGTCGGAACCGATCGTGCCCGGATCGCCGATGAGGGGCGGACCCTGAAGGGGTTCGGCTACAGCTACGCCCCGTTCCCGGCCGTCGAGCCGTCCACTCTCACCGATGTCAGGTTCGCTCTGGCCACGTTGGTCCTGCTGCCCCTGGGGATCTTCCTGTCGGTCTGCGCCCGTCTCTCCGCCGCCAGCCGGATGCGCCGCCTGGCGGCACTGCGGCTGCTGGGCCTGAGCATCAAGGGCACCCAGCGCGTGAACGCCGCCGAGACCGTCGTCGCGGCCCTGCTCGGCACAGTTCTGGGGCTCGGCGAGTACTGGCTGCTCAACCAGGTGATGTCACATGCCGGGCTGCCCGGACTGAGGTGGTATCCGGGGGACGGCGCCCTGTCCGCGAGCACCGTCGCCGTCTGTCTGATCGGCTGCCCGGCCCTCGCCTGGTTCGTCGGCCGCAAGAGCGCGAGGGACGCGAGCGCCAACCCACTGGCGGTACGGCGTACGGCGGTACCCCGACCGCCTTCCAAGTGGGGCGCTCTTCTGCTGGTCACCGGCCTGGGCATCGTGTGCGGCTACTGCCTCACGGGCCTGATGGGGCGCCCCGCCTCGAGTGTCGGCCTGAACGCGCTTCTCGTGGTCGCCGGAGTCGTACTGACCGGCCTCGGCCTCGTGCTGACGCTGCCCCTGCTCTCGTACGTTCTGGCCGGCCGACTGGCGAGGTCCACCCAGTCCCTGACACTCAACCTGGCCATGCGGCGCAACGAGGCGGAGCCGGGTAGCACGATGCGGGTGGTCACCGGCCTCGTACTGCTCGTCTACGCGGCCTCGCTCGCCCAGGGCGTTCTCATCCAACTGGAGCAGGTCACCCGCCCCTCAGGGCCTGTACAGGACTACTCCCTTCCGCTGTCACGACTCGGCACTCAGCAGCAGCGGGAACTCGCCGACGTGTCCGGCGTACGCACGCACGCCGTCATGATGAACTCCTGGGTCGATCTCAACGCGGATCAGTCCGCGGCGTCCGTCGCGTCCTCGGCCACGGCCCTGGTGGCCACCTGCGCTCAGCTGGACCGTATGACCCGGCGCGCCGAGGGCTGTGTGGACGGCCGGGTGATGCGGCTGGTCGACCCCAACTCAAGCCTGGGGTCCGACCTGAAACCCGGAACGTCGTTCAGCTTCCGGTTCCGCTTCGACGGGGGCAAGGACAAGAAGCTGAACGTCACCCTCCCCTCCGAGCGGATCGTCTACCGCGGGTACTCCGCCTCCGCGGTCGGCAACGCCGTACTCCTCGTGCCCCCCTCCGCTCTGCCCGACGCAGCGACCCCACGCGACGCGGAGCTCCTGCTCACGAGCAGTTCGGAACCCGGCCACGTCCGCGGTGTCCTCGACGGCATCGCCGCCGTCGTTCCGATCGCCGAGATCGAGCTCGTCGGGCTGAACGTCCAGGGCCTCGAGCAGATCTCCGTGGTCGAAACCCTCCTGGCCCTGGGCATGATCATGGGTATGGTCATCGGGGTGGCCGCCTTCCTCGTGTCCGTCACCGACCGGGCCGTCGAGCGCCGCGCGCAGGTCACCGCCGTCACGCTGATCGGCGCACGGGCGAGGACCATGAGGGCCGTACAGTGCGCCCAGGTCGTGCTGCCACTGGGCATCGGCCTGATCCTGGCCCTGGTCACGGGCAAACTCGCCGAGTCCAGCTACCTGATCACCGGCGGTGGCACGAACCGCTGGGACCTGGCCGGCGTCCCCCTGCTGACATTCGCCGCGGCGGGCGTGGTGGCGGCTGCCGCAGTGGGCTCACTGCCACTGGTGGGTCGCCGTATCGACCCGGAACTGATCCGCCGGGACTGA